From Streptomyces zhihengii, the proteins below share one genomic window:
- a CDS encoding ABC transporter ATP-binding protein, translated as MSDVLELVDVSVVRDGRALVDDVSWSVKEGERWVILGPNGAGKTTLLNVASSYLFPTTGTARILGERLGGVDVFELRPRIGVAGIAMAEKLPKRQTVLQTVLTAAYGMTATWHEDYDEVDERRARAFLDRLGMTEYLDRRFGTLSEGERKRTMIARAMMTDPELLLLDEPAAGLDLGGREDLVRRLGRLARDPYAPSMIMVTHHVEEIAPGFTHVLMIRQGKILAAGPMETELTSRNLSLCFGLPLVVERTADRWTAHGLPLG; from the coding sequence ATGAGCGATGTACTGGAGCTGGTGGACGTATCCGTGGTCCGCGACGGACGCGCTCTGGTGGACGACGTCTCCTGGTCGGTCAAGGAGGGGGAGCGCTGGGTCATCCTCGGCCCCAACGGCGCCGGCAAGACGACCCTCCTCAACGTCGCGTCCAGCTACCTCTTCCCGACCACCGGCACGGCCCGCATCCTCGGCGAGCGCCTCGGCGGCGTCGACGTCTTCGAGCTCCGCCCCCGCATCGGCGTGGCCGGCATCGCCATGGCCGAGAAGCTCCCCAAGCGCCAGACCGTCCTGCAGACCGTGCTCACCGCCGCCTACGGCATGACCGCCACCTGGCACGAGGACTACGACGAGGTCGACGAGCGGCGCGCCCGCGCCTTCCTCGACCGCCTCGGCATGACCGAGTACCTCGACCGCAGGTTCGGCACCCTCTCCGAGGGCGAGCGCAAGCGCACCATGATCGCCCGCGCCATGATGACCGACCCCGAGCTGCTGCTCCTGGACGAGCCCGCGGCCGGCCTCGACCTCGGCGGACGCGAGGACCTCGTGCGGCGCCTCGGCCGGCTCGCCCGCGACCCCTACGCCCCCTCGATGATCATGGTGACCCACCATGTCGAGGAGATCGCCCCCGGGTTCACCCACGTCCTCATGATCCGGCAGGGCAAGATCCTCGCCGCCGGCCCGATGGAGACCGAGCTCACCTCGCGCAACCTCTCCCTCTGCTTCGGCCTGCCGCTGGTCGTCGAGCGCACCGCCGACCGCTGGACCGCCCACGGGCTGCCGCTCGGCTGA
- a CDS encoding chaplin, producing the protein MKNLKRAAALSMIAGSIVAAGAGAASATTGGAHAHGEAVKSPGVASGNLVQVPVHVPVNVSGNSVNVIGLLNPVFGNAAVNG; encoded by the coding sequence GTGAAGAACCTGAAGAGGGCCGCGGCCCTCAGCATGATCGCCGGCAGCATCGTGGCCGCGGGCGCGGGCGCCGCCTCCGCCACCACCGGTGGCGCGCACGCCCACGGCGAGGCCGTGAAGTCCCCGGGCGTCGCCTCCGGCAACCTGGTCCAGGTCCCGGTCCACGTCCCGGTCAACGTGTCGGGCAACTCGGTCAACGTGATCGGCCTGCTCAACCCCGTGTTCGGCAACGCCGCCGTCAACGGCTGA
- a CDS encoding NfeD family protein — protein MDIDAWVWWLIGAVGLGIPLVLTAMPEFGMFSAGAVAAAVVAAAGGGVVAQVLVFVAVSVALIAVVRPIAARQRKQQGAGFASGVDALKGRQAVVVERVDGAGGRIKLAGEIWSARSFDDSLVFEPGRQVDVVEIDGATAVVM, from the coding sequence GTGGACATCGACGCATGGGTGTGGTGGCTGATCGGCGCGGTCGGACTGGGCATTCCGCTCGTGCTCACCGCGATGCCCGAGTTCGGCATGTTCTCCGCGGGCGCGGTCGCCGCCGCGGTCGTCGCGGCCGCGGGCGGCGGTGTGGTCGCCCAGGTCCTGGTCTTCGTCGCCGTCTCCGTCGCCCTCATCGCGGTGGTGCGCCCGATCGCGGCCCGCCAGCGGAAGCAGCAGGGGGCGGGCTTCGCCAGCGGGGTCGACGCCCTCAAGGGCCGCCAGGCCGTGGTCGTGGAACGCGTCGACGGCGCCGGCGGCCGCATCAAACTCGCAGGGGAGATCTGGTCCGCCCGCTCCTTCGACGACTCGCTCGTCTTCGAACCGGGCCGGCAGGTCGACGTGGTGGAGATCGACGGCGCCACCGCGGTCGTCATGTGA
- a CDS encoding DUF1015 family protein, whose protein sequence is MNTDGPAANGGLHLIPFRGLRYVPERVGSLAAVTSPPYDVVVRPDGLHHLESADPHNIVRLILPQAATPDARHRQAADTLGRWLAEGVLAPDPEPALYVYEQRRGDLLQRGIIGALALSEPSDGIVLPHEGVMPDIVADRAALMRSTAANLEPLLLTYRGDDVPGAATTAVERAAARPPLLATTTEDGFEHRLWSLTDPAETAAVRADLSRHQALIADGHHRWATYLRLRAEHPAPGPWDYGLVLLIDTARHPLQVRAIHRLLRGLPLADALTALDGSFRVRTLATDLPGALDDLAEAAAASNAFLLAGDGRFHLVDRPDAALLADTVPQDPPAAWRSLDATVLHSTILDRLWRVPDGPEHIAYIHDTEAAVAQAERSGGTAVLMHPVREEVVRDLARVGVTMPRKSTSFGPKPATGLVLRSLSLG, encoded by the coding sequence ATGAACACCGACGGTCCTGCGGCCAATGGCGGCCTGCACCTGATCCCGTTCCGCGGACTGCGCTACGTCCCCGAGCGGGTGGGCAGCCTCGCCGCCGTGACCTCACCGCCGTACGACGTGGTCGTGCGCCCCGACGGCCTGCACCACCTGGAGTCGGCGGACCCGCACAACATCGTCCGGCTCATCCTGCCGCAGGCCGCCACCCCCGACGCCCGCCACCGGCAGGCGGCCGACACCCTCGGCCGCTGGCTCGCCGAGGGCGTCCTCGCGCCCGACCCGGAACCGGCCCTGTACGTGTACGAGCAGCGCCGCGGCGACCTCCTGCAGCGCGGGATCATCGGCGCCCTCGCCCTGTCCGAGCCGTCCGACGGCATCGTGCTCCCCCACGAAGGGGTGATGCCGGACATCGTCGCGGACCGCGCCGCCCTGATGCGGAGCACCGCCGCCAACCTCGAACCACTGCTCCTCACCTACCGGGGCGACGACGTCCCCGGCGCGGCCACGACCGCCGTCGAACGCGCCGCCGCCCGCCCGCCGCTGCTCGCCACCACCACCGAGGACGGCTTCGAGCACCGGCTCTGGTCGCTCACCGACCCGGCCGAGACGGCCGCCGTCCGCGCGGACCTGAGCAGGCATCAGGCCCTGATCGCCGACGGCCACCACCGGTGGGCCACCTACCTCCGGCTGCGCGCCGAGCACCCCGCGCCCGGCCCCTGGGACTACGGCCTGGTGCTGCTGATCGACACGGCCCGCCACCCCCTCCAGGTGCGCGCCATCCACCGGCTGCTGCGCGGCCTCCCCCTCGCCGACGCGCTCACCGCGCTCGACGGCTCCTTCCGTGTCCGCACCCTCGCCACGGACCTGCCGGGGGCCCTGGACGACCTGGCGGAGGCGGCGGCCGCGTCCAACGCCTTCCTCCTCGCCGGAGACGGCCGCTTCCACCTCGTCGACCGGCCGGACGCCGCGCTCCTCGCCGACACCGTCCCGCAGGACCCGCCGGCCGCGTGGCGCTCACTGGACGCCACGGTGCTCCACTCGACGATCCTGGACCGCCTGTGGCGCGTCCCGGACGGCCCGGAGCACATCGCCTACATCCACGACACCGAGGCCGCGGTCGCCCAGGCCGAACGCAGCGGCGGCACGGCCGTGCTGATGCACCCGGTGCGCGAGGAGGTCGTGCGCGACCTGGCCCGCGTGGGCGTCACGATGCCGCGCAAGTCGACCTCGTTCGGCCCGAAGCCGGCCACGGGTCTGGTGCTGCGCAGCCTGTCCCTGGGCTGA
- a CDS encoding YbhB/YbcL family Raf kinase inhibitor-like protein — MTEQQRAPLPHDFHPPVPSFTVVSEDIEPGSVLKNAQVHAEGDTSPQLRWEGFPEGTRSFAVTCFDPDAPTGSGFWHWVLFDIPVSVTELPAGVGSGSFAGLPAGAVHARNDYGSKNFGGAAPPPGEDHRYVFTVYAVDTEKLGPDADTPPAAVGFNLRFHTLGRAQLIAHYASPSGS; from the coding sequence GTGACCGAGCAGCAGCGGGCGCCTCTTCCGCACGACTTCCATCCGCCGGTGCCGTCGTTCACCGTGGTGAGCGAGGACATCGAGCCGGGCTCCGTGCTGAAGAACGCCCAGGTGCACGCGGAGGGCGACACCTCGCCGCAGTTGCGCTGGGAGGGCTTCCCGGAGGGCACCAGGAGCTTCGCCGTGACGTGCTTCGATCCGGACGCGCCGACGGGCAGCGGCTTCTGGCACTGGGTGCTCTTCGACATCCCCGTCTCGGTCACCGAACTGCCGGCCGGTGTGGGGAGCGGCTCGTTCGCGGGGCTGCCCGCCGGGGCGGTCCACGCCCGCAACGACTACGGCTCCAAGAACTTCGGCGGTGCGGCCCCGCCGCCCGGCGAGGACCACCGGTACGTGTTCACCGTGTACGCGGTGGACACCGAGAAGCTGGGGCCGGACGCCGACACCCCGCCGGCGGCCGTCGGATTCAATCTGCGTTTCCACACGCTCGGCCGTGCGCAGTTGATCGCCCATTACGCGAGTCCGTCCGGAAGCTGA
- a CDS encoding SPFH domain-containing protein yields MQPIIIVLIILVVLVFIALIKTIQVIPQASAAIVERFGRYTRTLNAGLNIVVPFIDSIRNRIDLREQVVPFPPQPVITQDNLVVNIDTVIYYQVTDARAATYEVASYIQAIEQLTVTTLRNIIGGMDLERTLTSREEINAALRGVLDEATGKWGIRVNRVELKAIEPPTSIQDSMEKQMRADRDKRAAILTAEGIRQSQILTAEGEKQSAILRAEGEAKAAALRAEGEAQAIRTVFESIHAGDADQKLLAYQYLQMLPKIAEGDANKLWIVPSEIGDALKGLSGAMGNFNPMAGMGGGGGGVPKQTGGTADRREQPPID; encoded by the coding sequence ATGCAACCGATCATCATCGTCCTGATCATTCTGGTGGTGCTGGTCTTCATCGCCCTGATCAAGACGATCCAGGTCATCCCGCAGGCCAGCGCCGCCATCGTGGAGCGGTTCGGCCGCTACACCCGCACCCTCAACGCGGGACTGAACATCGTCGTCCCGTTCATCGACTCCATCCGCAACCGCATCGACCTGCGCGAACAGGTCGTCCCCTTCCCGCCCCAGCCGGTGATCACCCAGGACAACCTCGTCGTCAACATCGACACGGTCATCTACTACCAGGTCACCGACGCCCGCGCCGCCACCTACGAAGTGGCCAGCTACATCCAGGCGATCGAGCAGCTCACCGTCACCACGCTGCGCAACATCATCGGCGGCATGGACCTGGAGCGGACCCTCACCTCCCGCGAGGAGATCAACGCCGCCCTCCGCGGCGTCCTCGACGAGGCGACCGGCAAGTGGGGCATCCGCGTCAACCGCGTCGAGCTCAAGGCCATCGAACCGCCCACCTCCATCCAGGACTCGATGGAGAAGCAGATGCGCGCCGACCGCGACAAGCGCGCCGCCATCCTCACCGCCGAGGGCATCCGGCAGTCCCAGATCCTCACCGCCGAGGGCGAGAAGCAGTCGGCCATCCTGCGCGCCGAGGGCGAGGCCAAGGCGGCGGCCCTGCGCGCCGAGGGCGAGGCCCAGGCCATCCGCACGGTCTTCGAGTCCATCCACGCCGGCGACGCGGACCAGAAGCTGCTCGCCTACCAGTACCTCCAGATGCTCCCGAAGATCGCCGAGGGCGACGCCAACAAGCTCTGGATCGTCCCCAGCGAGATCGGCGACGCCCTCAAGGGCCTCAGCGGCGCCATGGGCAACTTCAACCCCATGGCCGGCATGGGCGGCGGCGGAGGCGGCGTCCCCAAGCAGACCGGCGGCACCGCCGACCGCCGGGAGCAGCCCCCCATCGACTGA
- a CDS encoding response regulator, giving the protein MAERKIRVLLVDDHQVVRRGLRTFLEIQDDIEVVGEAADGDEGVARAEELKPHVVLMDVKMPGTDGIEALRRLRELANPAKVLIVTSFTEQRTVVPALRAGAAGYVYKDVDPEALAGAIRSVHAGHVLLQQEVAGALLSQDAHGGTGGRGPSLTEREREVLGLIADGRSNREIARALVLSEKTVKTHVSNILMKLDVADRTQAALWAVRHGMTD; this is encoded by the coding sequence GTGGCTGAGCGGAAGATCCGCGTCCTGCTGGTCGACGACCACCAGGTGGTGCGGCGCGGCCTGCGCACCTTCCTGGAGATCCAGGACGACATAGAGGTCGTCGGCGAGGCCGCCGACGGCGACGAGGGCGTGGCCCGCGCCGAGGAGCTGAAGCCGCACGTGGTCCTCATGGACGTCAAGATGCCGGGCACCGACGGCATCGAGGCCCTGCGCCGGCTGCGGGAGCTGGCCAACCCGGCGAAGGTGCTGATCGTCACCAGCTTCACCGAGCAGCGCACGGTGGTCCCCGCGCTGCGCGCCGGGGCCGCGGGCTACGTCTACAAGGACGTCGACCCCGAGGCACTGGCCGGCGCCATCCGCTCCGTCCACGCGGGGCACGTCCTGCTCCAGCAGGAGGTCGCCGGGGCGCTGCTCTCCCAGGACGCGCACGGCGGCACGGGCGGCCGGGGCCCGAGCCTGACCGAACGCGAGCGCGAGGTGCTCGGCCTGATCGCGGACGGCCGCTCCAACCGGGAGATCGCCCGCGCGCTGGTGCTCTCCGAGAAGACGGTCAAGACCCATGTCTCGAACATCCTCATGAAGCTGGACGTCGCCGACCGCACCCAGGCCGCGCTGTGGGCGGTCCGGCACGGCATGACCGACTGA
- a CDS encoding HNH endonuclease — MRTTLVLNASFEPLSTVSLNRAVVLVLQDKAVVEQSHPALRVRAAAVELPVPRVIRLCRYVRVPFRRQAPWSRRGVLVRDQHRCAYCGRRATTVDHVVPKSRGGADSWMNTVASCAEDNHRKADRTPEQAGMPLLHQPFVPSPAEAMLLGLRSGERDALPDWLTATPAA, encoded by the coding sequence ATGCGGACCACGCTGGTGCTGAACGCGAGCTTCGAGCCGTTGTCGACGGTGTCCCTGAACCGTGCCGTGGTGCTGGTTCTGCAGGACAAGGCCGTGGTCGAGCAGTCCCACCCCGCGCTCCGTGTCCGTGCGGCCGCCGTGGAGCTTCCGGTGCCGCGGGTGATCAGGCTGTGCCGGTACGTACGGGTGCCGTTCCGAAGACAGGCGCCGTGGTCGCGGCGGGGTGTGCTGGTCAGGGACCAGCACCGGTGCGCCTACTGCGGCAGGCGCGCGACCACCGTGGACCACGTCGTGCCGAAGTCGCGCGGTGGCGCCGACTCCTGGATGAACACGGTGGCGTCGTGCGCGGAGGACAACCACCGCAAGGCGGACCGGACTCCGGAGCAGGCCGGGATGCCGTTGCTGCACCAGCCGTTCGTGCCCTCCCCCGCGGAGGCGATGCTGCTCGGCCTGCGGTCGGGTGAGCGGGACGCGCTGCCCGACTGGCTGACGGCCACGCCCGCCGCGTAG
- a CDS encoding sporulation protein has product MGFKKLLASLGAGGASVETVLSEENVVPGGVVQGEVRIQGGSVDQQIEGLSVGLQARVEVEGGDHEVKQDIEFTKVRLGGALEVKAGAVHVVPFGLEIPWETPVTTIAGQRLHGMDIGVTTELEIARAVDSGDLDPIHVHPLPAQQAILDSFVQLGFRFKSADMERGHIRGTRQKLPFYQEIEFLPPQQFRGLNQVELTFVADEREMDVILEMDKKPGLFSEGSDSYKAFRVGHHDFGSTDWAAYLNQWLADVGGRRNWL; this is encoded by the coding sequence ATGGGCTTCAAGAAGCTGCTCGCGAGCCTGGGTGCCGGTGGTGCCTCCGTGGAGACGGTGCTGTCCGAGGAGAACGTGGTGCCGGGCGGTGTCGTCCAGGGCGAGGTCCGCATCCAGGGCGGCTCGGTGGACCAGCAGATCGAGGGCCTGTCCGTCGGTCTCCAGGCCCGTGTCGAGGTCGAGGGCGGTGACCACGAGGTCAAGCAGGACATCGAGTTCACCAAGGTGCGTCTGGGCGGGGCGCTCGAGGTGAAGGCCGGCGCGGTGCACGTGGTGCCGTTCGGGCTGGAGATCCCCTGGGAGACGCCGGTGACGACGATCGCCGGGCAGCGTCTGCACGGGATGGACATCGGGGTGACCACCGAGCTGGAGATCGCGCGCGCGGTCGACTCGGGCGACCTCGACCCGATCCATGTGCACCCGCTGCCGGCGCAGCAGGCGATCCTCGACTCGTTCGTGCAGCTCGGCTTCCGCTTCAAGAGCGCGGACATGGAGCGCGGGCACATCCGGGGGACGCGGCAGAAGCTGCCGTTCTACCAGGAGATCGAGTTCCTGCCGCCGCAGCAGTTCCGGGGTCTGAACCAGGTGGAGCTGACGTTCGTCGCGGACGAGCGCGAGATGGACGTCATCCTGGAGATGGACAAGAAGCCGGGCCTCTTCAGCGAGGGCAGCGACTCGTACAAGGCGTTCCGGGTGGGTCACCACGACTTCGGGTCGACGGACTGGGCCGCGTACCTGAACCAGTGGCTCGCCGACGTCGGCGGCCGGCGCAACTGGCTCTGA
- a CDS encoding recombinase family protein, with protein sequence MRAIIYARLSPTPRGEESKGGNLTQQVELSQALCDRKCWSVVATIVEKDTSASTKRGTKRSAEWERVKALVEDGKADAIVSRHYDRMYRTPWDLEDLVDLAEATGVTLAAAQAQGVLDLSTPSGRLAARIGAVVARNETEMRVERQVVGHQRRRESGRPFWSTRPFGFERDGRHREAEAEALRQAYRDVLAGVTLWSIAKDWNTRGLLSPHGKEWRSSNLRMVLLKPRNAGIQTYSQWVEKPDGMRVRRTEETGEGNWEAIVSEGIFRALVRYLSDPERNTGGGGKRKALLSGVVRCSKCQAVVTQGWSKKNAAGERYRIYTCSGGRCITCPADPLDSFVVRKVIDRAEEWNAAPATDAADEEREAELLAEETAASERRTALAEMFAVGDIDASTLRAGIGRCDADLTKIRAELADLASQRARVDLGDVEYLWEELDYEDPDRIDYVRTVVMQVCERVELMPRGRGVRSFKGEHCRITFRNP encoded by the coding sequence GTGCGAGCGATCATCTACGCCAGGCTCAGCCCAACCCCGAGGGGCGAGGAATCCAAGGGTGGGAACCTGACACAACAGGTCGAGCTGAGTCAGGCGCTGTGCGACCGGAAGTGCTGGTCGGTCGTCGCCACGATCGTTGAGAAGGACACGTCGGCTTCGACAAAGCGGGGAACCAAGCGGAGCGCGGAGTGGGAACGCGTCAAGGCTCTGGTGGAGGACGGCAAGGCGGACGCCATCGTGTCCCGCCACTACGACCGCATGTACCGCACCCCCTGGGATCTTGAAGACCTGGTGGACCTGGCCGAGGCGACCGGCGTCACGCTGGCCGCCGCACAGGCGCAGGGAGTGCTCGACCTGTCCACCCCGTCCGGCCGTCTCGCTGCTCGCATCGGCGCTGTGGTGGCTCGCAACGAGACCGAGATGCGGGTCGAGCGTCAGGTAGTCGGACATCAGCGGCGCAGGGAGTCGGGGAGGCCCTTCTGGAGTACTCGCCCCTTCGGCTTCGAGCGGGACGGCAGGCACCGGGAAGCAGAGGCGGAAGCCCTGCGGCAGGCGTACCGGGATGTCCTGGCCGGCGTCACCCTCTGGTCCATCGCCAAGGACTGGAACACGCGTGGGCTGCTCTCGCCGCACGGGAAGGAGTGGCGCAGCTCGAACCTTCGGATGGTCCTCTTGAAGCCGAGGAACGCGGGAATCCAGACGTACTCGCAGTGGGTCGAGAAGCCGGACGGGATGCGCGTGCGGCGGACCGAGGAGACCGGCGAGGGCAACTGGGAGGCGATCGTCTCCGAGGGCATATTCCGTGCGCTGGTCCGCTACCTGAGCGACCCCGAGCGCAACACGGGCGGCGGCGGTAAGCGCAAGGCCCTGTTGTCCGGCGTGGTCCGCTGCTCGAAGTGTCAGGCCGTCGTCACTCAAGGGTGGAGTAAGAAGAACGCGGCGGGCGAGCGGTACCGCATCTACACCTGCTCGGGTGGCCGGTGCATCACCTGCCCAGCGGACCCGCTCGACTCGTTCGTGGTCAGGAAGGTCATCGACAGGGCCGAGGAGTGGAACGCGGCACCGGCCACGGATGCCGCGGACGAGGAGCGAGAGGCCGAACTGCTGGCCGAGGAGACGGCCGCATCCGAGAGGCGCACCGCCCTGGCGGAGATGTTCGCCGTAGGGGACATCGACGCGTCGACCCTGCGGGCGGGCATCGGCAGGTGTGACGCCGACCTGACCAAGATCAGGGCCGAGCTGGCAGACCTGGCATCACAGCGGGCGCGTGTCGACCTGGGCGACGTCGAGTACCTGTGGGAGGAACTGGACTACGAGGACCCCGACCGCATCGACTACGTGCGGACCGTCGTCATGCAGGTCTGCGAGCGAGTCGAGCTGATGCCGCGCGGTCGGGGGGTCCGGTCCTTCAAGGGCGAGCACTGCCGGATCACGTTCCGGAACCCCTGA
- a CDS encoding sulfite exporter TauE/SafE family protein, translating into MSIWELLAVFAAGVGAGTINTIVGSGTLITFPVLLAVGLPPVTATVSNALGLIPGSISGAIGYREELRGQRPLILRLGVAAAIGGLGGAVLLLMLPPTAFETIVPVLVALALVLVVLQPRISAAVQRRRERTGTVTRADGGPVLFGGLLLASVYGGYFTAAQGIIYLSLMGMLLDDTLQRLNAVKNVLAAIVNTIAALFFLFVADFDWTAVLLIAVGSAIGGQLGAKIGRRLPPFALRVFIVVVGVFAIVQLLLR; encoded by the coding sequence GTGTCCATCTGGGAGCTACTGGCGGTCTTCGCCGCAGGAGTCGGCGCAGGCACCATCAACACCATCGTCGGATCGGGAACGCTGATCACGTTCCCGGTCCTGCTCGCCGTCGGGCTGCCACCCGTGACCGCGACCGTCTCCAACGCCCTCGGACTGATCCCCGGCTCCATCAGCGGCGCCATCGGCTACCGCGAGGAACTCAGGGGCCAGCGCCCCCTGATCCTCCGCCTCGGAGTGGCCGCCGCCATCGGCGGCCTCGGCGGAGCGGTGCTCCTGCTCATGCTGCCCCCGACGGCGTTCGAGACCATCGTCCCCGTCCTGGTCGCCCTCGCCCTGGTCCTGGTCGTCCTCCAGCCCAGGATCTCCGCCGCGGTCCAGCGCCGCCGCGAACGCACCGGCACCGTCACCCGGGCCGACGGCGGACCCGTCCTCTTCGGCGGGCTCCTGCTCGCCAGCGTCTACGGCGGCTACTTCACCGCCGCCCAGGGGATCATCTACCTCTCCCTGATGGGGATGCTGCTCGACGACACCCTCCAGCGCCTCAACGCGGTGAAGAACGTCCTCGCCGCCATCGTCAACACCATCGCCGCGCTGTTCTTCCTCTTCGTCGCCGACTTCGACTGGACCGCCGTCCTCCTCATCGCCGTCGGCTCCGCCATCGGCGGCCAGCTCGGCGCGAAGATCGGCCGCCGGCTCCCCCCGTTCGCCCTGCGCGTCTTCATCGTCGTCGTCGGCGTCTTCGCGATCGTCCAGCTCCTCCTGCGGTAG
- a CDS encoding DNA-3-methyladenine glycosylase, with the protein MNVDLLAHPAEEVAPRLLGSVLTSRTPEGTVSIAITETEAYSGTADPASHAYRGQTPRNAVMFGPAGHLYVYRSHGLHWCANIVTGTDGIASAVLIRAGRVIEGEDLARKRRGERVESPRLARGPGNFCQALGITAEHNGADLLTGTSVVLSEGEPVPAALTQVGPRVGVSKAHDWQHRFYLAGDPTVSAYRLSPRAKPATGA; encoded by the coding sequence ATGAACGTTGATCTCCTCGCCCATCCTGCCGAAGAGGTTGCCCCCAGGCTGCTCGGGAGCGTCCTCACCTCCAGGACCCCCGAGGGAACCGTGAGCATCGCCATCACGGAGACCGAGGCGTACTCCGGTACGGCTGACCCAGCCTCCCATGCCTACCGAGGCCAGACACCCCGTAACGCCGTCATGTTCGGACCCGCAGGACACCTGTACGTCTACCGGTCCCACGGTCTCCACTGGTGCGCCAACATCGTCACCGGGACGGACGGCATCGCCTCGGCCGTCCTCATCCGGGCAGGCAGGGTCATCGAGGGCGAGGACCTGGCACGCAAGCGGCGAGGGGAGAGGGTGGAGAGTCCACGGCTTGCCCGAGGTCCGGGGAACTTCTGCCAGGCACTCGGCATCACGGCGGAGCACAACGGCGCAGACCTCCTGACAGGTACCTCGGTCGTGCTGTCCGAGGGTGAGCCGGTACCTGCCGCGCTCACCCAGGTCGGTCCCCGGGTGGGCGTGAGCAAGGCCCACGACTGGCAACACCGGTTCTACCTAGCCGGTGATCCGACGGTCTCGGCATACCGACTGAGCCCGCGAGCCAAACCGGCCACGGGAGCCTGA
- a CDS encoding tetratricopeptide repeat protein yields the protein MRQELQSLPKGLAEDVARNLVMVANLIDEEPERAYAYSRVALRLASRVAAVREAAGFAAYATQKYSEALAEFRAARRMTGTVELWPVMADCERGLGRPERALAMAGEPEVQKLDKAGQVEMRLVAAGARRDMGQLDAAIVTLQSPELASSSVQPWTARLRYAYADALLAAGREDEAREWFAKALEADKDGATDASDRLAEMDGVEFTDAMDDSDEDEHRDLDAGHEAAGDGEAEDAAEDTVSAAEDVTDEPSGEDEAPARSAE from the coding sequence GTGCGGCAGGAGCTCCAGAGCCTGCCGAAGGGCCTCGCCGAGGACGTCGCGCGCAACCTCGTCATGGTCGCCAACCTGATCGACGAGGAGCCCGAGCGGGCGTACGCGTACTCCAGGGTCGCCCTGCGGCTGGCGTCCCGCGTCGCCGCGGTGCGCGAGGCGGCCGGCTTCGCCGCGTACGCGACGCAGAAGTACTCCGAGGCGCTGGCCGAGTTCCGTGCGGCCCGGCGGATGACCGGGACCGTGGAGCTGTGGCCCGTGATGGCCGACTGCGAGCGCGGGCTCGGACGTCCGGAGCGCGCGCTGGCCATGGCCGGCGAGCCCGAGGTGCAGAAGCTCGACAAGGCCGGTCAGGTCGAGATGCGGCTGGTCGCCGCCGGTGCCCGCCGGGACATGGGGCAGCTCGACGCGGCCATCGTGACCCTCCAGAGCCCCGAGCTCGCGTCGAGCTCCGTGCAGCCGTGGACGGCCAGGCTCCGGTACGCCTACGCCGACGCGCTGCTGGCCGCCGGCCGCGAGGACGAGGCGCGGGAGTGGTTCGCCAAGGCGCTGGAGGCCGACAAGGACGGGGCGACCGACGCGTCCGACCGTCTCGCCGAGATGGACGGCGTGGAGTTCACCGACGCCATGGACGACAGCGACGAGGACGAGCACCGCGACCTCGACGCCGGCCACGAGGCCGCCGGTGACGGCGAGGCCGAGGACGCCGCCGAGGACACGGTGTCGGCCGCCGAGGACGTCACGGACGAGCCGTCCGGCGAGGACGAGGCTCCGGCCAGGTCCGCCGAGTAG